Proteins co-encoded in one Panulirus ornatus isolate Po-2019 chromosome 56, ASM3632096v1, whole genome shotgun sequence genomic window:
- the LOC139765786 gene encoding uncharacterized protein, giving the protein MGGTPGLTLVFDDLLSSCRQGRGRGQEPSLRPPSTENLTVDVGSEWLPQRDGGRLIVTTWLLASLVFMTSYSGILTAMLTLPRVTTSIDSLANQASQSDLP; this is encoded by the exons ATGGGAGGAACTCCAGGATTAACACTGGTGTTTGATGATCTACTCTCCAGCTGCCGGCAGGGTCGAGGCCGGGGGCAGGAACCGTCACTCCGACCCCCCAGCACAGAGAACCTCACTGTCGACGTAG GCAGTGAGTGGCTGCCCCAGAGGGACGGGGGTCGCCTCATAGTGACTACGTGGCTGCTGGCGTCCCTAGTGTTCATGACCTCCTACAGCGGCATCCTGACGGCCATGTTGACCCTTCCTCGGGTCACCACCTCCATAGATTCCCTGGCTAACCAGGCATCCCAGTCTGACTTGCCCTAG